One window of the Dreissena polymorpha isolate Duluth1 chromosome 5, UMN_Dpol_1.0, whole genome shotgun sequence genome contains the following:
- the LOC127831282 gene encoding uncharacterized protein LOC127831282: MSFHFIFSYKNTVLRQPQETGQIQVQVNPTHLSSTPGPSQLHVASGTKTPSVSGVSGPDSEQSRDVKLEYLSKAGRSSEVKKLSDSFVDPFDPKEINEVAEDVAYEEAEFGMEIDGDTVDEGDMKGDDHTTAGPIQVCDDGHACGCWCSQPILNKRLHSGDFLVCSTILTSRNNYGKMDLWADMLHLKFPSADQFHRIQSTYLVPTIDRYWAAHQQEVISEFKDTEVIVLGKTATSAFMLRHVSLAPGHLEESDGCKGGLMD, encoded by the exons atgtcttttcatttcattttcagtTACAAGAATACGGTATTGAGACAGCCACAGGAAACTGGCCAGATTCAAGTTCAAGTGAATCCCACACATTTATCCTCTACACCAGGGCCAAGCCAGCTTCATGTGGCTTCCGGTACCAAGACTCCCTCAGTATCTGGAGTGTCAGGCCCAGATTCAGAACA ATCCCGTGATGTAAAACTGGAGTATTTATCAAAAGCTGGCAGGTCATCTGAAGTAAAGAAATTGTCTGATTCATTTGTCGACCCATTTGA CCCAAAGGAAATCAACGAGGTTGCAGAGGATGTTGCATATGAGGAAGCAGAATTTGGAATGGAGATTGATGGGGACACTGTTGATGAAGGAGATATGAAGGGAGATGACCACACTACAGCTGGACCAATACAG GTCTGTGATGATGGACATGCATGTGGCTGCTGGTGTTCTCAACCAATCCTTAATAAAAGGCTTCACAGTGGAGATTTTCTTGTCTGCTCTACCATCCTGACATCTAGGAACAATTATGGGAAGATGGATCTGTGGGCTGACATGCTGCACTTGAAATTCCCTTCAGCTGATCAGTTCCACAGAATCCAAAGCACCTATTTAGTGCCAACCATTGACAGGTACTGGGCCGCTCATCAGCAAGAAGTCATCAGTGAGTTCAAGGACACAGAAGTAATTGTTCTTGGTAAGACTGCCACTT CTGCCTTCATGCTGCGACACGTATCATTGGCTCCTGGACATTTGGAGGAATCGGATGGATGTAAAGGTGGAttgatggattga